A genomic stretch from Parabacteroides sp. FAFU027 includes:
- a CDS encoding polyprenol monophosphomannose synthase, giving the protein MSDSIVIIPTYNELENIENIIRAVFSQSHPFDLLIIDDGSPDGTANVVKKLQGEFTDRLFIIERKGKLGLGTAYICGFKWAIEKKYEYIFEMDADFSHNPNDLIKLHDACKDGADVAIGSRYITGVNVVNWPIGRVLMSYFASKYVRYVTGLQIADTTAGFKCYRRKVLETINLDKIHFKGYAFQIEMKFTAFKCGFTLKEVPIIFINRELGVSKMNGGIFSEAVLGVLKLKWWSLFKKYPQK; this is encoded by the coding sequence ATGAGCGATAGCATTGTAATTATTCCTACCTATAACGAGCTCGAGAATATTGAGAATATTATTCGTGCCGTATTCAGTCAAAGCCACCCTTTCGATTTATTGATTATAGATGACGGTTCTCCCGACGGAACGGCCAATGTTGTGAAAAAGCTTCAGGGCGAATTTACTGACCGCCTTTTCATTATTGAGCGTAAAGGAAAACTGGGGCTGGGTACCGCTTACATTTGTGGATTCAAATGGGCGATTGAAAAGAAGTATGAATACATTTTCGAGATGGACGCCGACTTCTCTCACAATCCGAATGATCTGATAAAGCTTCATGACGCATGTAAAGATGGTGCTGATGTCGCTATCGGTTCACGTTACATTACCGGTGTGAATGTGGTCAACTGGCCGATCGGACGAGTGTTGATGTCTTATTTTGCTTCTAAATATGTTCGTTACGTAACCGGTCTTCAAATCGCTGATACCACTGCCGGATTTAAATGCTACCGCCGCAAGGTGTTGGAGACTATCAATCTGGATAAAATCCACTTCAAAGGCTACGCTTTCCAGATTGAAATGAAATTTACCGCTTTCAAATGCGGATTTACCCTGAAAGAGGTGCCTATCATTTTTATCAACCGCGAATTGGGTGTTTCCAAGATGAACGGCGGTATTTTCAGTGAAGCTGTTTTAGGCGTTTTGAAGCTCAAATGGTGGAGCCTGTTTAAGAAATATCCTCAGAAATAA
- the mfd gene encoding transcription-repair coupling factor — translation MELTELFELYPNHRNLKALASLVNDDKSQVIRLEGIKGSLVGIIFSSLTKTTNQLYMVVMNDAEEAGYLYHDMTQICGESDVFFFPSSYKRAIKYGQIDHANAILRTEALNRLRQANGASVIVTYPDALAEKVVSDTTLSSKTLRIAQNESVDSVFVADVLYEYGFERVEYVYEPGQYAVRGSILDVFSFSHEFPYRIDFFGDEVESIRTFDVESQLSKEKLMEIFIIPNLESDEMEGVSLMEFLPENCILGVQDLAWIQGRVEGIVAEGISPQAIQSEDYDEQLTKKLVDPKTFARDLLRFRRIDFGAKTLAQAPSVLTFDSNIQPPFHKNFDLVAEFCHSVLADSYKLYILSDSIKQTQRLESIFEERGDNIPFIPVLKTLHEGFIDHDLKIACLTDHQIFDRFHKYNLKSDKARSGKIALSIKELNQFENGDYIVHIDHGVGKFGGLIRTEINGRMQEVIKLIFQNEDILFVSIHSLHKLSKYRGKEGEPPRVNKLGTGAWEKMKDRTKAKVKDIARDLIKLYAERREEKGFSFSHDTYMQQELEASFIYEDTPDQLKSTADVKRDMESMRPMDRLICGDVGFGKTEVAVRAAFKAVSDSKQVAILVPTTVLALQHYKTFSERLKEFPCRVDYVSRARTAKDIRQIIKDLHEGKIDILVGTHRLISKDIQFKDLGLLIVDEEQKFGVSVKEKLRQLKINVDTLTMTATPIPRTLQFSLMGARDLSVIQTPPPNRYPIQTEVHAFNEEILKEAIQFEMSRNGQIFVLNNRISSIYDLENTIRRLVPDARIVVGHGQMDPHTLEQIILDFANYEFDVLIATSIIESGLDIPNANTIIVNNAQNFGLSDLHQLRGRVGRSNKKAFCYLFAPPLHMLSAESRRRLQAIENFSELGSGIHIAMQDLDIRGAGNMLGAEQSGFIADLGYETYQKILQEAVTELRNEEFSDLYEEVEAEEVRHGKERFFVTDTVIESDMELLFPNEYIPNDSERISLYRELDSMEEESEIQAFIARLEDRFGRVPQQGKELIRIVRLRRLAKRLGIEKLVLKNERAFAYFVSDNDSPYYQSEAFGKVLAFMTENHKICQLRDKNGKRSMVLSQINSVEKAVDLLQKMLG, via the coding sequence TTGGAACTTACCGAGTTATTTGAGTTATACCCTAACCATCGGAACTTAAAAGCATTAGCCTCATTAGTTAATGATGACAAATCGCAGGTGATTCGCCTCGAAGGTATAAAGGGCTCATTAGTGGGAATTATCTTCTCATCACTTACAAAGACCACCAACCAACTATACATGGTGGTGATGAACGATGCCGAAGAGGCGGGTTATCTTTATCACGACATGACCCAGATTTGTGGGGAAAGCGATGTCTTTTTCTTCCCATCTTCTTATAAAAGAGCAATTAAATACGGACAAATCGACCACGCCAACGCCATTCTGCGCACTGAAGCGCTCAACCGCTTGCGCCAGGCAAACGGTGCATCTGTTATCGTGACCTATCCGGATGCTTTGGCCGAAAAGGTAGTTTCGGATACGACACTCAGCTCGAAGACGTTGCGGATTGCCCAAAATGAGTCGGTTGACTCCGTCTTCGTGGCAGATGTGCTATACGAATACGGATTCGAACGGGTAGAATATGTCTATGAACCGGGGCAATATGCTGTGCGCGGTAGTATTCTGGACGTATTTTCCTTTTCACATGAATTCCCCTACCGCATCGACTTCTTCGGTGATGAGGTGGAAAGTATCCGGACGTTTGATGTCGAAAGCCAGCTTTCCAAAGAGAAGCTGATGGAGATTTTCATTATTCCGAATCTGGAAAGTGACGAAATGGAAGGTGTCTCCCTGATGGAATTTCTGCCTGAAAATTGCATCCTGGGCGTGCAGGACCTCGCCTGGATACAGGGACGTGTCGAAGGCATCGTAGCGGAAGGCATCTCCCCGCAGGCCATCCAATCGGAAGATTACGATGAGCAACTGACGAAAAAGCTGGTCGACCCGAAAACCTTCGCCCGGGACCTGCTTCGTTTCCGCCGAATTGATTTCGGTGCCAAAACACTGGCACAAGCTCCATCCGTACTGACATTCGACAGCAACATTCAACCTCCTTTCCACAAGAATTTCGACCTCGTGGCGGAGTTTTGCCACAGCGTACTGGCCGACAGCTATAAACTGTACATCCTCAGTGACAGCATTAAGCAAACCCAGCGTCTGGAATCCATCTTCGAGGAACGGGGCGACAACATCCCATTCATCCCGGTACTGAAGACACTCCACGAAGGATTCATCGACCATGACCTGAAAATTGCCTGTCTGACCGACCACCAGATTTTTGACCGTTTCCATAAATACAACCTGAAGTCTGATAAAGCCCGCTCAGGAAAGATTGCCCTCTCCATCAAAGAACTGAATCAGTTTGAAAACGGAGATTACATCGTGCACATCGACCACGGTGTGGGTAAATTCGGCGGCCTTATCCGTACCGAAATCAACGGAAGGATGCAGGAGGTTATCAAACTCATTTTTCAGAATGAGGATATCCTCTTCGTAAGCATCCATTCACTGCACAAACTCTCCAAATACCGCGGAAAAGAGGGCGAACCACCCCGCGTAAACAAACTGGGTACGGGTGCCTGGGAGAAGATGAAGGACCGTACCAAGGCCAAAGTTAAAGACATTGCACGTGACCTCATCAAGCTCTATGCCGAACGCCGGGAGGAGAAAGGATTCAGTTTTTCGCACGACACCTATATGCAGCAGGAGCTGGAGGCATCGTTTATCTACGAAGACACCCCTGACCAGCTGAAATCAACCGCCGACGTCAAGCGGGATATGGAAAGCATGCGTCCGATGGACCGTCTGATTTGCGGCGATGTAGGTTTTGGAAAAACGGAAGTGGCTGTGCGTGCGGCTTTCAAGGCGGTATCCGACAGTAAACAAGTTGCTATACTGGTACCGACTACCGTTTTGGCATTGCAACACTATAAAACCTTCAGCGAACGCCTGAAGGAATTCCCTTGCCGGGTCGATTACGTCAGTCGTGCCCGTACCGCAAAAGATATCAGGCAAATCATCAAAGACCTGCACGAAGGTAAAATTGACATATTAGTGGGAACTCACCGGCTCATCAGCAAGGACATCCAGTTCAAAGACCTGGGGCTGCTGATTGTGGACGAAGAGCAGAAATTCGGCGTATCAGTGAAGGAGAAACTGCGCCAGCTGAAGATCAACGTAGACACGCTAACCATGACAGCAACCCCGATTCCACGGACGTTGCAGTTTTCCCTGATGGGAGCGCGCGACTTATCGGTTATCCAGACTCCCCCACCCAACCGTTACCCAATCCAGACGGAGGTTCACGCCTTCAATGAGGAGATATTAAAAGAAGCCATCCAGTTTGAGATGAGCCGCAACGGCCAAATCTTTGTCCTCAACAACCGCATCAGCAGCATTTATGATTTGGAAAATACCATCAGACGGCTCGTACCGGATGCGCGCATCGTTGTGGGTCACGGCCAGATGGACCCGCATACATTGGAACAAATCATTCTTGATTTTGCCAATTATGAATTCGACGTACTGATTGCGACCTCCATCATCGAATCGGGTCTGGATATTCCGAATGCCAACACGATTATTGTCAATAATGCGCAAAACTTCGGACTGAGCGACCTGCACCAGTTGCGCGGACGCGTAGGTCGAAGCAATAAAAAAGCCTTCTGTTACCTCTTTGCCCCACCGTTACACATGCTTTCGGCGGAATCAAGACGACGCCTGCAAGCCATCGAAAACTTCTCCGAGCTGGGTAGCGGCATCCACATCGCCATGCAGGATCTCGACATCCGCGGGGCTGGGAATATGCTGGGTGCCGAGCAAAGCGGATTCATCGCCGACCTCGGATATGAGACATACCAGAAAATTCTTCAGGAAGCCGTCACGGAACTCCGAAACGAAGAGTTCAGCGACCTGTATGAGGAGGTGGAAGCCGAAGAGGTGCGTCACGGCAAGGAGCGTTTCTTTGTCACCGACACGGTGATTGAGTCGGATATGGAACTGCTCTTCCCGAATGAGTACATCCCGAATGACTCAGAACGCATCTCGCTTTACCGCGAACTGGACAGCATGGAGGAAGAGAGCGAAATCCAGGCATTCATTGCCCGCCTCGAAGACCGCTTCGGTCGCGTTCCTCAACAGGGAAAAGAGCTGATACGCATCGTTCGTCTGCGTCGTCTGGCCAAACGCCTGGGTATCGAAAAGCTGGTATTGAAAAACGAACGAGCCTTTGCCTATTTCGTTTCGGACAATGATTCCCCCTACTATCAATCGGAAGCGTTTGGTAAAGTCTTGGCCTTTATGACCGAAAACCACAAAATTTGCCAGTTACGGGATAAAAACGGAAAGCGCTCAATGGTATTATCCCAGATTAATTCGGTAGAAAAGGCCGTTGACCTGCTGCAAAAGATGTTGGGATAA
- a CDS encoding 7-carboxy-7-deazaguanine synthase QueE has translation MKDLQSNSSASLPVYETFYAFQGEGTHIGRAAFFIRTIGCPVQCSWCDSIGTWHKDHLPSKIEKIPVVELAQMARMSGASFAVITGGEPAIYDLTALTTALHDQGLQTHIETSGAYSIRGDFDWITVSPKWNMLPLAENVQKASEIKIIMENADSAEEWWNEIGEYCLPNEVRLSAPDIWLQPEANSLSVELLDGITRAVKSHPRRYRAGVQLHKVYNCDMLDPNSKAPISLK, from the coding sequence ATGAAGGATTTACAGAGTAACAGCTCTGCTTCATTGCCGGTTTACGAGACCTTTTACGCTTTTCAGGGAGAGGGTACACACATTGGTCGTGCTGCATTTTTTATCCGGACTATCGGTTGCCCGGTGCAATGTAGTTGGTGTGACTCTATCGGAACCTGGCACAAAGATCATCTTCCCTCAAAAATAGAAAAGATTCCTGTAGTCGAACTGGCCCAGATGGCGCGCATGAGTGGTGCTTCGTTTGCCGTAATCACGGGTGGCGAGCCTGCGATTTATGATTTGACAGCGTTGACTACCGCATTACATGATCAGGGATTGCAGACCCATATAGAGACCAGCGGCGCCTATTCTATCCGTGGAGATTTCGACTGGATAACCGTGAGTCCGAAGTGGAATATGCTTCCGTTGGCTGAGAATGTACAGAAAGCCAGCGAGATAAAGATTATCATGGAAAATGCTGATTCGGCGGAAGAGTGGTGGAATGAGATTGGTGAATATTGTCTTCCTAATGAGGTTCGATTATCAGCTCCTGATATTTGGTTGCAGCCTGAGGCAAACAGCCTGAGCGTTGAATTATTGGATGGTATTACCCGTGCTGTAAAGTCGCATCCCCGTCGTTACAGGGCCGGAGTGCAGTTGCACAAGGTGTATAACTGTGATATGCTCGACCCGAATAGTAAAGCGCCGATAAGTTTGAAATGA
- a CDS encoding 6-pyruvoyl trahydropterin synthase family protein, with the protein MYHTITKSYDNLKAAHRQWRHCGHCAFAHGENWRIDISFRAKELDHQHFVYDFGALRPLKAQLEYYFDHTLLIDEDDPERAFFEDMHARKLADVRIVPSCGAEGLAEFVFGLADKFIREETGGRVFCSKVVVYEDSKNSAAYEGFTE; encoded by the coding sequence ATGTATCATACTATCACTAAATCATACGACAATCTTAAAGCTGCACATCGTCAATGGCGCCATTGCGGGCATTGTGCATTTGCACATGGCGAAAACTGGCGCATCGACATCTCCTTTCGTGCAAAAGAGTTGGACCATCAGCATTTTGTTTATGATTTTGGAGCATTGCGTCCGCTTAAAGCACAACTGGAATACTATTTTGATCACACCCTGTTGATTGATGAGGACGATCCGGAGCGTGCTTTCTTTGAGGATATGCATGCCCGTAAGTTGGCCGATGTGCGCATTGTGCCTTCTTGTGGGGCTGAAGGATTGGCTGAGTTTGTTTTCGGACTTGCCGATAAGTTTATCCGGGAAGAGACCGGTGGACGTGTTTTCTGCTCAAAGGTTGTTGTATATGAAGATTCCAAAAACAGTGCCGCATATGAAGGATTTACAGAGTAA
- a CDS encoding GNAT family N-acetyltransferase has product MIQIETLTIITDCYQEFVEQLYISSFPPEERRNFKDLMQLCQSESRQTFNLIVKGGKPAGFLINWHLDDFVFLEHFAVDHHLRGRGIGKESIRLWLSMQQLPVVLEVEPPVHADQKRRIQFYEQLGFCLYDVDYWQPPYSPEKSAVRLLLMGYGDIDVVDVLDHITAKLKRFVYR; this is encoded by the coding sequence ATGATTCAGATAGAAACCTTAACGATAATAACAGATTGTTATCAGGAGTTTGTGGAACAGCTCTATATATCATCATTTCCACCGGAGGAGCGGCGGAATTTCAAAGATTTAATGCAATTGTGTCAGTCTGAATCACGGCAAACTTTTAATTTGATAGTGAAGGGTGGAAAGCCTGCCGGTTTCCTGATAAACTGGCATCTGGATGATTTCGTTTTTCTGGAGCATTTTGCTGTTGATCATCATTTGCGCGGACGCGGGATAGGGAAGGAGTCGATACGACTTTGGCTTTCCATGCAACAGCTGCCGGTTGTGTTAGAGGTGGAGCCTCCGGTTCATGCCGATCAGAAAAGACGGATTCAGTTTTATGAGCAATTGGGATTTTGTCTATATGATGTGGATTATTGGCAGCCTCCATATTCTCCGGAGAAAAGCGCTGTCCGCTTACTTTTGATGGGATATGGTGATATTGATGTAGTTGATGTGCTTGATCATATTACAGCGAAATTAAAGCGGTTTGTCTATCGTTGA
- a CDS encoding Lrp/AsnC family transcriptional regulator has protein sequence MAQHQLDSLDIKILKLIAGNARIPFLEVARECNVSGAAIHQRVQKLTSLNIIKGSEYIIDATKIGYDTCSYMGLFLKDPVHFNDVVEALQTIPEVVECHYTTGEYDLFIKIYAKNNNDLLNLIHDKLQPLGLSRTVSLISFKEAFRRQIPICDLEGEE, from the coding sequence ATGGCACAACATCAATTAGACAGTCTGGACATCAAAATCCTAAAGCTGATCGCAGGCAATGCCCGTATCCCCTTCCTTGAAGTCGCCCGTGAATGTAACGTATCCGGAGCCGCAATCCACCAGCGTGTACAAAAACTGACTTCACTCAACATCATCAAAGGGTCGGAGTACATCATCGATGCTACAAAAATCGGGTATGACACCTGCTCCTATATGGGGTTATTTCTCAAAGATCCCGTCCACTTCAATGACGTGGTAGAAGCCCTGCAAACCATACCGGAAGTGGTTGAGTGCCATTATACTACCGGCGAATACGACCTCTTCATCAAGATATATGCCAAAAACAATAACGACCTGCTGAATCTCATCCACGACAAACTGCAGCCACTGGGGCTTTCGCGTACGGTTTCCCTGATCTCGTTCAAGGAAGCATTTCGCCGCCAGATTCCTATTTGCGACCTGGAGGGAGAAGAGTAA
- a CDS encoding inositol monophosphatase family protein, which yields MYKEFDINECLAQTITWAKEVGKIHLEYFRKKELSIETKSSSYDLLTIADKLSEEYIVEQIRHAYPDHQVLAEESGLNEMVSDFCWVIDPVDGTTNFAQGIPIFSVSIGLRYRGKGIMGVVYAPFMDELFYAIKGQGVFHNGKPIHVSNKTELHQSLLCTGFPYDHGTNPDNNTDNIARILPHCRDIRRLGSAAYDLCCIAAGYFDGFWEMNLKDWDVAAATVIIEEAGGQVIRFRKEPNYCIIAANALIVGQMQEYIK from the coding sequence ATGTACAAAGAGTTTGACATCAATGAATGCCTCGCTCAGACTATTACCTGGGCAAAAGAGGTTGGCAAAATACATCTCGAATATTTCCGCAAAAAAGAGCTTTCCATCGAAACTAAGTCAAGCTCTTACGACCTGCTTACCATCGCCGACAAACTGAGCGAAGAGTACATCGTCGAGCAAATCCGCCACGCTTACCCCGACCATCAGGTCCTGGCCGAAGAGAGCGGACTGAACGAAATGGTCTCTGACTTTTGCTGGGTAATCGACCCTGTAGATGGCACCACCAACTTTGCACAGGGCATTCCTATCTTTTCGGTCTCCATTGGCCTGAGATACAGAGGTAAAGGCATCATGGGCGTTGTATATGCACCGTTTATGGATGAACTCTTCTACGCAATAAAAGGCCAGGGTGTATTCCACAACGGAAAACCCATCCACGTCTCCAACAAAACCGAACTGCACCAATCCCTGCTTTGTACCGGTTTCCCTTACGACCACGGAACCAATCCGGACAATAACACTGATAACATCGCCCGCATTCTCCCGCATTGCCGTGACATTCGCCGCCTGGGCTCAGCAGCTTATGACCTTTGCTGCATTGCGGCTGGATATTTTGACGGATTCTGGGAAATGAACCTCAAAGACTGGGACGTAGCTGCTGCCACGGTCATTATTGAAGAGGCCGGTGGTCAGGTGATTCGTTTCCGCAAAGAGCCCAACTATTGCATCATTGCGGCAAACGCTCTGATTGTTGGTCAGATGCAGGAGTATATAAAATAA
- a CDS encoding nucleotidyltransferase family protein, producing MDKLIKTQLKKLKPVFQSHKVIKAYIFGSVLSDKFNPESDIDFLVTFQDDLEPLEKGELWWSLYDTLRELFHREIDLVTENSLKNPYFIEEVNQTKQLIYG from the coding sequence ATGGATAAATTAATCAAAACTCAACTCAAAAAACTGAAGCCAGTCTTTCAATCTCATAAAGTGATTAAGGCTTATATATTCGGCTCCGTTCTATCGGATAAATTTAACCCTGAAAGTGATATTGATTTCCTTGTCACTTTTCAGGATGACCTTGAGCCTCTGGAGAAAGGTGAACTCTGGTGGTCTCTCTATGACACGTTGAGAGAACTTTTTCATCGGGAAATTGACCTGGTTACTGAGAATTCACTTAAAAATCCATACTTTATCGAAGAAGTAAACCAGACTAAACAATTGATTTATGGTTAA
- a CDS encoding DUF86 domain-containing protein: MVNAVKKYLFDIQSCISNIDKYIGEPKIYQAYLKNEMLQDAVERNLEIIGEAINQLLKIQPDIKITNARRIVDARNKIIHGYDSIEPVNIWAIIINHLPILNAEVEELLK; the protein is encoded by the coding sequence ATGGTTAATGCCGTAAAAAAATACTTGTTCGACATCCAGTCTTGCATCAGCAATATTGACAAATACATCGGAGAACCGAAGATATATCAGGCGTATTTGAAAAATGAGATGTTGCAGGATGCGGTGGAAAGAAACCTTGAGATTATCGGAGAAGCTATAAATCAACTATTAAAAATACAACCGGACATCAAAATTACGAATGCCCGCCGGATTGTAGATGCCCGAAATAAAATTATCCATGGTTATGACAGTATAGAACCTGTAAACATTTGGGCTATCATCATAAACCATTTGCCTATTCTCAACGCTGAAGTAGAAGAACTCTTGAAATAA
- a CDS encoding endonuclease MutS2, translating to MIYPNNFEEKIGFDKIRQLISDKCLSLLGKDKVHEMDFSIHYEEVKTRLGCTEEMVRILQLEDEFPANYFFDVRIPLKRIRVEGTFLDEPELFDLRRSLETIRDIARFFKNEKEGEARYPYLTEMTANVMLFPQILISIDKILDKFGRVKDNASPELARIRREIIHTSSSISRSLQSIMRAAQAEGIVEKDQAPTMRDGRLMIPVAPAYKRKIKGIVHDESASGKTVFIEPAEVVEANNRIRELEGEERREVIRILVRMADEIRPFAEDILGSYDYLGEIDFTRAKASFSIEINGILPTFENKRQIDWQRAIHPLLYLSHKKQNKSVVPLDIELDEKNRILLISGPNAGGKSVCLKTVGLLQYMLQSGLLIPVYESSRTGIFHDIFIDIGDEQSIENDLSTYSSHLTNMKHFVRRCNENSILLIDEFGGGTEPQIGGAIAEALLDRFNRNMSYGVITTHYQNLKHFAEDHEGIINGAMLYDRHLMQPLFKLSIGNPGSSFAVEIARKIGLPEDVIADASEKVGSDYIDMDKYLQDIVRDKRYWESKRQTIRQKEKKLEELSERYEEDLNKIAAQRKELMAKAKADAERILAEANAMVENTIRKIKEAQAEKESTRLARKEMEEFKAKLAEQEAANDDMIARKIKKIQEREERKKQGKPQKPVEGQKKVFRPEIIETGDAVRLKGQTTIGEVLEVSGKNALVAFGMLKSTVQLERLEKMSKNQIKKETPKSTFVSQQTADDIYERKMNFKQEIDVRGMRGDEALQAVVYFIDDAILVGVAQVRILHGTGTGALRQIIRDYLKTVHGVKKFRDEHVQFGGAGITVVELE from the coding sequence GTGATTTATCCCAATAATTTCGAAGAGAAAATCGGATTTGACAAAATCCGCCAATTGATATCCGATAAATGCCTCAGTCTGCTGGGCAAAGACAAAGTGCATGAGATGGATTTTTCCATCCACTACGAAGAGGTGAAAACCCGCCTCGGATGCACAGAAGAGATGGTGCGTATCCTGCAACTGGAGGACGAATTTCCCGCCAACTACTTTTTTGATGTCCGCATTCCACTGAAACGCATTCGTGTGGAGGGAACTTTCCTCGACGAGCCGGAGCTGTTTGACCTGCGTCGTTCGCTGGAGACCATACGCGACATTGCCCGCTTTTTCAAAAACGAGAAGGAAGGAGAAGCCAGATATCCGTATCTGACAGAAATGACGGCTAACGTCATGCTATTTCCGCAGATTCTTATTTCCATAGATAAAATTCTGGATAAGTTCGGTCGTGTAAAAGACAATGCTTCGCCCGAACTGGCTCGTATCCGCCGGGAAATTATCCATACTTCGAGCTCTATCTCTCGCAGTTTACAATCCATAATGCGTGCGGCTCAGGCTGAAGGTATTGTGGAAAAAGACCAGGCCCCAACCATGCGCGATGGCCGACTGATGATTCCGGTAGCACCCGCTTACAAGCGGAAAATCAAAGGAATCGTTCACGATGAGTCTGCCAGCGGTAAAACGGTTTTCATCGAACCTGCAGAAGTGGTGGAAGCCAACAACCGAATCCGCGAACTCGAAGGCGAAGAGCGTCGGGAGGTCATCCGCATTCTGGTGAGAATGGCAGACGAAATACGCCCCTTTGCCGAAGACATCCTCGGCTCATACGATTATTTAGGTGAAATAGACTTTACCCGGGCGAAGGCTTCATTCTCCATTGAAATTAACGGTATCCTGCCAACCTTCGAGAACAAACGCCAGATTGACTGGCAACGGGCCATTCACCCCCTACTCTACTTATCTCATAAGAAACAGAATAAATCGGTCGTTCCGCTCGATATTGAACTGGATGAAAAGAATCGTATTCTACTGATTTCCGGGCCGAATGCAGGTGGCAAGTCGGTGTGTCTCAAAACAGTGGGATTACTGCAATACATGTTGCAGAGCGGATTGCTTATTCCGGTTTATGAGAGTTCACGAACCGGTATTTTCCACGATATCTTTATCGATATCGGTGACGAACAGTCCATTGAAAACGACCTGAGTACCTACAGCTCGCACCTCACCAACATGAAGCACTTCGTGCGCCGTTGCAACGAAAACTCAATCCTGTTGATTGACGAATTCGGGGGCGGTACCGAACCTCAGATTGGTGGTGCAATTGCCGAAGCCCTGCTGGACCGCTTCAACCGCAATATGTCATACGGCGTCATCACCACCCATTATCAGAATCTGAAGCATTTTGCCGAAGACCACGAAGGAATCATCAACGGCGCCATGCTCTATGACCGCCACCTGATGCAACCACTGTTTAAGCTTTCCATTGGAAATCCGGGAAGCTCATTTGCCGTGGAGATTGCACGCAAAATCGGATTGCCGGAGGATGTGATTGCCGATGCTTCGGAAAAAGTGGGTTCAGACTACATCGATATGGACAAATACCTCCAGGATATTGTGCGTGACAAACGTTATTGGGAAAGCAAACGCCAGACCATTCGCCAGAAAGAGAAAAAACTGGAAGAATTGTCGGAACGATACGAGGAAGACCTCAATAAAATAGCTGCCCAGCGCAAAGAGCTGATGGCAAAAGCTAAAGCCGATGCTGAACGCATTTTGGCGGAAGCCAATGCCATGGTAGAAAATACCATTCGGAAAATCAAGGAGGCTCAGGCCGAAAAAGAATCTACCCGTCTCGCCCGCAAAGAGATGGAGGAATTCAAAGCGAAGCTGGCTGAACAAGAGGCGGCCAACGATGATATGATTGCCCGCAAAATCAAAAAGATTCAGGAGCGGGAAGAGCGTAAGAAGCAGGGCAAACCACAGAAGCCGGTTGAAGGTCAGAAGAAAGTCTTCCGTCCGGAAATAATTGAGACAGGTGATGCTGTCCGTCTGAAAGGGCAAACAACCATTGGAGAAGTACTTGAAGTCAGTGGTAAAAATGCGCTGGTTGCATTTGGAATGCTCAAATCAACCGTTCAGCTTGAACGACTCGAAAAAATGAGCAAAAATCAGATTAAGAAAGAGACTCCCAAATCGACTTTCGTCAGCCAACAGACTGCCGATGACATCTATGAGCGAAAGATGAATTTCAAACAGGAGATTGATGTACGTGGGATGCGCGGCGATGAAGCGTTGCAGGCCGTGGTCTATTTCATTGATGATGCAATATTGGTAGGTGTGGCACAAGTCCGCATCCTGCATGGAACGGGGACAGGTGCCTTGCGTCAAATCATCCGCGATTACCTGAAAACAGTACATGGTGTGAAGAAATTCCGGGATGAACATGTGCAATTCGGTGGAGCGGGCATTACGGTGGTGGAATTGGAGTAA